The genomic window CAGCCCTCGATAGCCGGACGCCGGATCGAACGCGAAGACCAGGCCCGGCTGGCTGATCACGTCGATCAGCTGCTTGAGGATGTAGGGGATGCCGGCGTTCCACATCGGGACGCTGAACAGGTAGGTGTCGGCGGCGTCGAAGCGCCGGAACACGGCGGCCGAGGCGTCCCGGGCGGTGGTGGCGGGCCCGGACGGGGTCCGCGCGGTGAGGCGGAGATGTGCAGCAGGTTCATGACGGCTCCTCGGTTGGTGCGTGCGCCCGGGTTCTTCTCTCCGCAGCGTGGGTCACTCTCCCCGTAGAGTGCGTGCGCACGCACATTCAAATGCTGATGTGTGCGTGCGCACAAGAAATCGCTACCATCGGGTGATGAGCGACACTGACGTGGCTGCCTGGTCAGCCCTGCTCCGGGTGCACGCCGCCCTGGTGCCGGCCCTCGACCGCGAACTGCAGAACACCTGCAACCTGCCGCTGACCTGGTACGACGTGCTGTTGGAGCTATACCACGCCCCCGACCGCCGGCTGAGCATGGGCGAACTCGGACAGAAAGCCGTCGTCAGCCGCACCCGCGTCAGCCGCGTGGTGGAAGCCCTCGGGGCAGCCGGCCTGGTCACCCGGGAAGGCAACCCCGACGACCGGCGCAGCGCCTACGCGACGCTGACCGAAGCCGGCCGCGAACGGTTCCGGGCCGCCGCCCCCGTCTACATGGCCGGCATCAAACGCCACTTCACCGACCTGATGACAAAGGGTGAGGCCCGGACGGTGGCGCTAGCCCTGGAGAAGGTCCTGACCCAGACCCGCTGAACCCCGGCTGGCGCGCGGCAGCAGGTTGATTACGGCCCGGCCCGGCTTCTTCTGGCTCGGCCTCTCCTGGCTCGGCTTACCTTGGCCTGGTTCCGTGAACGCTCCCCGGCGAGCGGGTGACCGATGTCAGCGAGCCGGTCACGATCCCGTATCGGGCCGTCTCGGTGCTGGAAACAGGGCAGAAGCGGCAATC from Actinoplanes derwentensis includes these protein-coding regions:
- a CDS encoding NAD(P)H-dependent oxidoreductase codes for the protein MRREEPGRTHQPRSRHEPAAHLRLTARTPSGPATTARDASAAVFRRFDAADTYLFSVPMWNAGIPYILKQLIDVISQPGLVFAFDPASGYRGLLRGKRAAIIYTSAVYRPGLPPEFGADFQSPYLEGWLRWAGVTEIHPIRFGPDVTDPDPARRTAHAQARNVAEPLV
- a CDS encoding MarR family winged helix-turn-helix transcriptional regulator; this encodes MSDTDVAAWSALLRVHAALVPALDRELQNTCNLPLTWYDVLLELYHAPDRRLSMGELGQKAVVSRTRVSRVVEALGAAGLVTREGNPDDRRSAYATLTEAGRERFRAAAPVYMAGIKRHFTDLMTKGEARTVALALEKVLTQTR